TATGCTGAGGGTTGCCTCAACTTACCCTGGGGGTTTCTGCCTGGTGATTTCCATTAGGGCTGACTGGTGAGATTCACTGCTGGCATAAACGAGCTCCAGCCCATCAAGATCCCCTGCATGTAGCTCAGCATGAAGAAATAAACAGTGCAGAGGCATCTGTCACAAGCAGACACTGGCAGTTGGATCTGGTGGCCTCCCAATGCCACTTTGCTCCCctggacaaaaaaaatctgtggatttggcagcagcagcacctttaCTTGCCAAGTATGTTGCTTGTGTCACTGGGGagcagggggtgggagggaggaggcagggctgggaccagggCTCTCCACCTCCCCCTTCTTGCCCAGACAGGGCTACAGCTCTGCAATTTAATTGTAGGATAACTAATTTCCTCTTAAATATcaatttctgctgctgtccccacacagCACCATTCCACGCTCCCCCACCAAAAATatcagcagcaggaaaatacTTGCTCGTGGGGCATCCCAAGGAGAAGAGCTGTGTCACTGGCCAGATGGCCACACAGCAGCTCAAACTTTGTATGCTGGCATTTGGCCAGGTGGTGAAAGGAAAAGGCTCAGCCAGCTACTGAATTCCCTCCATCCATCTCCCAAGCAAGCCACTCACACATCTGCTATCATACATAAACATCATGCCTTGGGTAAATCCACAGAAGACACAAACAATGACACCTGTCCTGTCCATCCTGACCTAGAGAGGTGCTTAAAATGTTCTCAGATACCAGGGGAAACCACCAGCCTCACAAAACAAGGTTTGGCACTAAACCAGCTCTCCGAGTTCCGCTTTCTCAAAAGTATGTGTACATCCAGAACATGCACACACATGACAACATGTTGCTCCTCTCTGCCAAATAAGCATTTGTCAAAATCCTGCATTTATTACACACACTACAATCTCATAAAGGGACCCAGAAGCCACCAACAGTGGGCATCTTTGGATGTTCTTAAGGGAGGATTGCCTAGAGGGTGAACTGCTTTCTGTGGCCTTCCTTGAAAGGAAAGAGAGACATTTCATCTGTCTTGTTCAGAAGAAAGTGCTGGCATCACTCAGAGGAACCCTGCCCTCATCACTCACATGAAATGTGCCCTTAAGagtctttttttcccagctgctaCAAAGGCAGCTCAGGGAGATTAGTTCAGTAGACGTTTAGGCTGTTATGTGGAGTCAGGCAAGAACAATCCCTTACAGTCTGTCATGGTCCAGGCACTGCTCTCACTACATGAGATGAACACAGAAATTCAAAAGCAAAGATCTGCTCCTGAGCATTTcagctgaaattaaaataagagGTCTAGAGATAGCAAACCCAGAAATTATCTGGGTGGGGGAGGACAAGATCACAAGTAATAGTATTTTAACTTATTGTTCATGAACAAGTTGATACCAAGCTTTGCTCAGGTCCACAGGAAGCTGAAGAGGTTAACACAGAGGTCAGCTTTGGAAACAGTTTAATATTTCCTCATCAGTGTGTTACTTTGCTAGTGATACTACCCAAAAAACTGGAAaatcagggacctgcagctctGCATTCATATACATATGTTCACAAAGGACATGGGAATAATGCCCGTGCCCACTTTGAAAACAAGCTCTGGAAAGCAAACAAATCCCTTACCCGGTTGTCCTCTTGAATCTCCCAGTCACTGGAGAAGCTCAACACGTGCTGTGCCTGCGAGCAGTTTGAAAACTGGAAAAGGCTGGCAAACATTCTCCTGTTCTCCTGGGTGTCAGGGAaaatcgcctcctggaagttgacTCCATGTGGCAGGAGGATGTAGTTCTCATCCATTCTGGAACACAGATTGCAGGGGCAGCCCACTGTGAGAATGAACAGCACTCTCTCTCCTGCAGAAGTCACCTGTCATACTTCTGCCTGGCTCGACAAAAAGTCACACAGACTTTTAGCCTGCAAGTAACTGTCAGCTCTCCTGGCACCAAAATGACAATTTCCACCACAAGGACTAGATCAGGCAGCAGCAGTAAGGACCAAACTGCTCCTTCCACCCTGCAGACACCATGAAGGAGACAAATCTGTATTTTGGGCCATAGTTTCTACTGAATTTGCTTCACTTTGCCCTTGAGCCCAGAGTTTAAGTACTCCTTCAAGCAGTCAATAAATAACTTGTGTcaataaaatgtgtttaaagTTGTTGCTGCAGACTAAGCCCTAGACAGTGTCAAAATGAGTTTTGTCGTGCACCCAGCCTAAGAATATACCAAGTATTTCAAAACAAGCCACTGAGTAGTATTTCGCAAATGCTCTCGAATTGAAAGGTCACGGAGATGGCTCTGTTCCCACAttgtggtttattttcttattctttcgATGAGCCCAAAGTCAGGGTCTGGCTGGGACTCGGGAGAGTCGATGGAAAGCTATCGGGTGAGTATTTGGGGATGGGTTTTAAACTCCCACGCCAAACTCTGGCAAACGGGCGAAGTGACTGTCTCCGTGACTGtccaaaacaaaagcagcagcacccacgagatactcagcagcagctccctgtgcatgTGCTGGCCGACAACGCTGGAATACTATGGGAGTTTGGCGCTCCGGGCTTTTCTTCCCCTGTGAAGCTGAGGGAAGCGCAAGGGAGAAGGGGCTGCGCAGCAGGACGGAGCGAACCCTGCGGGCAGGAGCGGAGATGCCCCGGAGCCGGGATGCGACATCCCCACCCCTCCCCGGACCCCCCCAGCCCGGCACTCACCGGAGGAAGAAGAAATAGGCGTAGCCCTGCATGACGGTGTGCGAGTGGCAGGAGAAGTAGCCGAGGCCGGTGAGGTTGAGGCGGGAGCCGGCGGGCACCTCCAGCATGCTGCCCCACGCCTGGTCGCACAGCAGCTCGATCTCGGCCGAGTAGAAGAGATCCCCCGCTGCCTGCTGGGGGCCGCCGGGGGGgcccctctgccagggcaggtaGTTGTAGGCGCCGTAGGGGTCGGGGTGCAGGGCCAGCACCCGCGCGTACACGATGATCGCGGCCAGCTCGGCTCGGCAGCCCTCGCTGAGCGGCCGCCACTCCGCCggcagctggcagccggccccGGCACCCGCCCggccccccagcagcagcagcagcagccccagcaccggcaccggcaccgacACCGGCACCCGCACCGGCACCGACACCGGCAGCGACACCGGCAcccgcaccggcaccggcagcgacaccggcagcggcagcggcagcggcatcGCGGGCATCGCGGGCGGCTCCGGGCCGGGAGCGCCGGGGGTCAGGGCTGGGAGCGGCGACagacggccccgaggctgccccGGAGGCTGCGGGGCACCGGGGCCGGGCGAGAGCGCAGGGAGGCAGCGAGGCGGAGATGagaaggggaggagggagggtgCCAGGGGGCTGAGAGCCGGGCAGGCGGGAGAGGCAAGGGGCGAGGGTACGGGGGGCAGAGATGCGAGGAGCAGAGATGCAAAGGGGAgggatggggaaaggcagagatgCGAAGGGGGCAGAGAGGCAAAGGGGAGGGCTGTAAGCGAGAGAGGTGCAAAGGGGGAGGCGAAAAGGGAGGGATGCAAAGGGGAgggatgcaaaggcagaggaggaATGCAAAGGGAAGAGGTGGACAAGACGGAGACTGCAAAAAGGGAAGATGTGGAAGAGCAGAGACGGAAAAGCCAG
The nucleotide sequence above comes from Passer domesticus isolate bPasDom1 chromosome 5, bPasDom1.hap1, whole genome shotgun sequence. Encoded proteins:
- the CCDC3 gene encoding coiled-coil domain-containing protein 3 produces the protein MPAMPLPLPLPVSLPVPVRVPVSLPVSVPVRVPVSVPVPVLGLLLLLLGGRAGAGAGCQLPAEWRPLSEGCRAELAAIIVYARVLALHPDPYGAYNYLPWQRGPPGGPQQAAGDLFYSAEIELLCDQAWGSMLEVPAGSRLNLTGLGYFSCHSHTVMQGYAYFFFLRMDENYILLPHGVNFQEAIFPDTQENRRMFASLFQFSNCSQAQHVLSFSSDWEIQEDNRLMCSSVQKALFEEEDRVKKLQQKVAALEKRNKQLRDRVKKVKRSLRQARKNSRHMELVNRKLSEKLSSAGGQIPYINSLKQENSHGTYLKV